The Channa argus isolate prfri chromosome 22, Channa argus male v1.0, whole genome shotgun sequence genome has a window encoding:
- the timd4 gene encoding T-cell immunoglobulin and mucin domain-containing protein 4 isoform X2, which yields MAVESPRCRPTPQTFILLLFFSLSVSEGSTASLSCQYSVKRFGLSRVCWGRGCGTFWCNNILVQTDENGVISKVADRYQLTGDILDGQMDLDILNVKRTDSGTYCCRVDIDGIFNDKKVIMNLRVVKAPVTTSPPTTTTTTVGRGTEPSASTVNWKNLLSSQLDLLRKNSTLLHSDVVTVEDSLPSLPSLSLQINIPILSLSLSVLLILAAVFLLLAFKSGMYGRALKTGCFSSEEPPHIIYEIRMRRPVQENIYTLD from the exons atGGCCGTCGAATCGCCTCGCTGCCGTCCAACACCTCAGaccttcatcctcctcctcttcttcagccTGTCAG TGTCCGAGGGGAGCACGGCCTCTCTGTCCTGTCAGTACTCTGTGAAACGCTTCGGCCTGAGTCGGGTCTGTTGGGGCCGTGGCTGCGGCACCTTCTGGTGCAACAACATCCTGGTGCAGACGGACGAGAACGGCGTTATCTCCAAG GTGGCGGACCGTTACCAACTGACGGGGGACATCctggatggacagatggaccTGGACATTCTGAACGTGAAGCGGACAGACAGCGGGACGTACTGCTGCAGGGTGGACATCGACGGGATCTTCAACGACAAGAAGGTGATCATGAACCTGAGAGTGGTCAAAG ccCCAGTTACCACTTCTCCTCCAACAACCACAACGACAACAGTGGGTCGAGGCACAGAGCCGTCAGCCTCCACAG tAAACTGGAAAAACCTGCTGTCATCTCAGTTGGACCTTCTGAGGAAGAACTCCACCCTGCTCCACTCTGACGTTGTTACT gTGGAGGACTCTCTGCCCTCTCtgccctctctctcccttcagATAAACATTCCCATCCTCTCGCTCTCCCTCAGTGTGTTGTTGATCTTGGCGGCAGTTTTCCTCCTTCTGGCCTTCAAAA GTGGAATGTATGGACGAGCTTTAAAGACCGGCTG TTTCTCCTCTGAAGAACCGCCTCACATCATTTACGAGATCCGGATGAGGAGACCAGTGCAGGAGAACATCTACACTCTGgactaa
- the timd4 gene encoding T-cell immunoglobulin and mucin domain-containing protein 4 isoform X3 codes for MTMHTLTGWPSNRLAAVQHLRPSSSSSSSACQVADRYQLTGDILDGQMDLDILNVKRTDSGTYCCRVDIDGIFNDKKVIMNLRVVKAPVTTSPPTTTTTTVGRGTEPSASTVNWKNLLSSQLDLLRKNSTLLHSDVVTVEDSLPSLPSLSLQINIPILSLSLSVLLILAAVFLLLAFKSGMYGRALKTGCFSSEEPPHIIYEIRMRRPVQENIYTLD; via the exons ATGaccatgcacacactcacaggatGGCCGTCGAATCGCCTCGCTGCCGTCCAACACCTCAGaccttcatcctcctcctcttcttcagccTGTCAG GTGGCGGACCGTTACCAACTGACGGGGGACATCctggatggacagatggaccTGGACATTCTGAACGTGAAGCGGACAGACAGCGGGACGTACTGCTGCAGGGTGGACATCGACGGGATCTTCAACGACAAGAAGGTGATCATGAACCTGAGAGTGGTCAAAG ccCCAGTTACCACTTCTCCTCCAACAACCACAACGACAACAGTGGGTCGAGGCACAGAGCCGTCAGCCTCCACAG tAAACTGGAAAAACCTGCTGTCATCTCAGTTGGACCTTCTGAGGAAGAACTCCACCCTGCTCCACTCTGACGTTGTTACT gTGGAGGACTCTCTGCCCTCTCtgccctctctctcccttcagATAAACATTCCCATCCTCTCGCTCTCCCTCAGTGTGTTGTTGATCTTGGCGGCAGTTTTCCTCCTTCTGGCCTTCAAAA GTGGAATGTATGGACGAGCTTTAAAGACCGGCTG TTTCTCCTCTGAAGAACCGCCTCACATCATTTACGAGATCCGGATGAGGAGACCAGTGCAGGAGAACATCTACACTCTGgactaa
- the timd4 gene encoding T-cell immunoglobulin and mucin domain-containing protein 4 isoform X1: MAVESPRCRPTPQTFILLLFFSLSGRQFSSVSSFKVSEGSTASLSCQYSVKRFGLSRVCWGRGCGTFWCNNILVQTDENGVISKVADRYQLTGDILDGQMDLDILNVKRTDSGTYCCRVDIDGIFNDKKVIMNLRVVKAPVTTSPPTTTTTTVGRGTEPSASTVNWKNLLSSQLDLLRKNSTLLHSDVVTVEDSLPSLPSLSLQINIPILSLSLSVLLILAAVFLLLAFKSGMYGRALKTGCFSSEEPPHIIYEIRMRRPVQENIYTLD, encoded by the exons atGGCCGTCGAATCGCCTCGCTGCCGTCCAACACCTCAGaccttcatcctcctcctcttcttcagccTGTCAG GAAGACAGTTTTCATCCGTTTCGTCTTTTAAAGTGTCCGAGGGGAGCACGGCCTCTCTGTCCTGTCAGTACTCTGTGAAACGCTTCGGCCTGAGTCGGGTCTGTTGGGGCCGTGGCTGCGGCACCTTCTGGTGCAACAACATCCTGGTGCAGACGGACGAGAACGGCGTTATCTCCAAG GTGGCGGACCGTTACCAACTGACGGGGGACATCctggatggacagatggaccTGGACATTCTGAACGTGAAGCGGACAGACAGCGGGACGTACTGCTGCAGGGTGGACATCGACGGGATCTTCAACGACAAGAAGGTGATCATGAACCTGAGAGTGGTCAAAG ccCCAGTTACCACTTCTCCTCCAACAACCACAACGACAACAGTGGGTCGAGGCACAGAGCCGTCAGCCTCCACAG tAAACTGGAAAAACCTGCTGTCATCTCAGTTGGACCTTCTGAGGAAGAACTCCACCCTGCTCCACTCTGACGTTGTTACT gTGGAGGACTCTCTGCCCTCTCtgccctctctctcccttcagATAAACATTCCCATCCTCTCGCTCTCCCTCAGTGTGTTGTTGATCTTGGCGGCAGTTTTCCTCCTTCTGGCCTTCAAAA GTGGAATGTATGGACGAGCTTTAAAGACCGGCTG TTTCTCCTCTGAAGAACCGCCTCACATCATTTACGAGATCCGGATGAGGAGACCAGTGCAGGAGAACATCTACACTCTGgactaa